The following coding sequences lie in one Bifidobacterium sp. ESL0690 genomic window:
- a CDS encoding helix-turn-helix transcriptional regulator, with product MDDLDRYIAERKSRDPKFAEEYERTRPEHEAAIAIMGARIQAHMTQAEVAKRCGMRPSNYSRIERGNSIPTVRTLAQIAKGLGRKLKIEFV from the coding sequence ATGGATGATTTGGATAGGTATATAGCCGAGCGCAAAAGCCGAGACCCGAAATTTGCGGAGGAGTATGAGCGCACCAGGCCAGAGCACGAAGCCGCGATAGCGATTATGGGTGCTCGGATTCAGGCTCATATGACGCAGGCTGAAGTGGCGAAAAGGTGTGGTATGAGGCCTTCGAACTATTCGCGCATCGAAAGGGGAAATTCCATTCCAACGGTCCGAACGCTTGCGCAAATCGCCAAGGGGCTGGGTCGCAAACTCAAGATCGAGTTTGTGTGA
- a CDS encoding type II toxin-antitoxin system RelE/ParE family toxin has translation MENFEVEFYALPNGKEPMQELLSSLDEKLARKLLDDIDMLRVYGNHLREPYSKRVSDGIFELRVRQSRNDVRALYFFMEGRRIIITNGFVKKQNKLPLVELSRAKRYRKDWLERKA, from the coding sequence ATGGAAAATTTTGAAGTTGAGTTCTATGCGTTGCCTAATGGCAAGGAACCAATGCAAGAACTGCTGAGCTCGTTGGATGAAAAATTAGCGCGGAAATTGTTGGATGACATCGACATGTTGAGGGTATATGGCAACCATTTGCGTGAGCCATATTCAAAGCGCGTCTCTGACGGTATTTTTGAGTTACGCGTTCGGCAGTCGAGGAATGATGTTCGTGCTCTGTATTTTTTCATGGAAGGTCGTCGAATCATCATCACCAATGGTTTTGTGAAAAAGCAAAATAAACTGCCGCTTGTCGAGTTGTCTAGGGCAAAACGGTATCGCAAAGATTGGTTGGAAAGGAAGGCGTAA
- the upp gene encoding uracil phosphoribosyltransferase produces the protein MQLQVLDHPLVEHKLTVLRDKNTPSNIFRELVSELVTLEAYEATRNLDVVDKEIETPICKMTGKHLASPRPMVVPILRAGLGMLDGMTKLLPTAEVGFLGMRRDEDTLDIITYANRLPEDLTGRQVFLLDPMLATGGTTIAATHYLIERGAKDITSINIIAAPEGLKRVEDTLDPSVNLKVVVCGVDDHLNEHGYIVPGLGDAGDRLYGLID, from the coding sequence ATGCAACTTCAAGTTTTGGATCACCCGCTGGTCGAACATAAACTCACTGTTCTGCGGGATAAGAACACCCCTTCCAACATCTTCCGCGAGCTCGTCAGCGAGCTCGTCACTCTCGAAGCCTACGAAGCGACGCGCAACCTCGACGTCGTCGACAAGGAAATCGAGACCCCGATCTGCAAGATGACCGGCAAGCATCTCGCTTCCCCGCGCCCCATGGTGGTGCCGATCCTGCGCGCCGGCCTTGGCATGCTCGATGGCATGACCAAGCTCCTGCCGACCGCCGAAGTCGGCTTCCTCGGCATGCGCCGCGACGAAGACACGCTCGACATCATCACCTACGCGAACCGTCTGCCCGAAGATCTGACCGGACGTCAGGTCTTCCTGCTCGACCCGATGCTCGCCACCGGCGGCACCACTATCGCGGCGACGCACTACTTAATCGAGCGCGGCGCGAAGGACATCACTTCCATCAACATCATCGCCGCCCCTGAAGGCTTGAAGCGCGTCGAAGATACGCTCGACCCCAGCGTCAACCTCAAGGTTGTGGTCTGCGGCGTCGACGACCATCTCAACGAGCACGGCTACATCGTCCCCGGCCTCGGTGACGCCGGCGACCGTCTCTATGGCCTGATCGACTAA
- a CDS encoding RNA degradosome polyphosphate kinase has product MAQIFDAPSKALLRSQIAEHIAETEKSDKRKALPEEQPLPADRYFDRELSWLKFNKRVLEMAEDPEVPLLERANFAGIFASNLDEYFMVRVAGLKRRIDTGIAVTSASGLSPRQQLRSISETAHELQAEHANEAIKHILPELAKEHIVLLSWDRLTSAEQERLSRYYRQQVFPVLTPLAFDPAHPFPYISGGSLNLAVLVENPNSGKTHFARVKVPDNLNRLVPVDDLTDEESREERYGFITMENLIIAHLESLFPGMIIKEARSFRVTRNEDIDVEEDDAENLLNAMEKELLRRRFGPPIRLEISDATSPFLSQLLARRLRVSEDEIFRLPAPLDMKLMFELQDIDRPDLKNKPFIPTTNRQIATVESSRAQDIFAAIRERDILLHHPYDSFSTSVQAFLAQAAADPKVLAIKQTLYRTSSNSPIIDALVDAAHAGKQVLALVEIKARFDEDANIAWARKLERAGVHVVYGIVGLKTHCKLSLVVRQEADGLRRYCHVGTGNYNPKTARQYTDLGLLTCDPVVGQDLTRLFNQLSGYAPRSSFHRLLVAPRTCRSGLIQRIRREEDAARAGHESWIKIKVNSIVDEKTIDALYRASQAGVKIDLVVRGICGLKPGVPGLSENIRVHSILGRFLEHSRIYAFANSAGPQIGEGPASGPEVWIGSADLMHRNLDRRVEALVRITDPEEITSLIDYVDLQMADTTSSWHMQPDGTYIRHSHDKDGKPLVDCQELLIKTHQRGRK; this is encoded by the coding sequence ATGGCACAGATTTTTGACGCACCCTCGAAGGCATTGCTCCGCAGTCAGATCGCCGAGCACATCGCTGAAACCGAGAAGTCCGACAAGCGCAAGGCGCTGCCGGAAGAACAGCCGCTGCCCGCAGACCGCTATTTCGATCGCGAGCTGAGCTGGCTGAAATTCAACAAACGCGTACTCGAGATGGCCGAGGACCCCGAAGTTCCGCTGCTGGAACGCGCCAATTTCGCCGGCATCTTCGCCTCGAACCTCGACGAATACTTCATGGTTCGCGTCGCCGGCCTCAAGCGTCGTATCGACACCGGCATCGCGGTGACATCGGCCTCGGGCTTAAGCCCGCGCCAACAGCTGCGTTCAATCAGCGAGACCGCGCACGAGCTACAGGCCGAGCACGCCAACGAAGCCATCAAGCACATCCTTCCCGAGCTGGCGAAGGAACACATCGTCTTGCTGAGCTGGGACAGGCTCACCAGTGCCGAGCAGGAACGGCTTTCGCGTTATTACCGTCAGCAGGTCTTCCCTGTTTTGACGCCGCTCGCCTTCGACCCCGCACACCCGTTCCCCTACATTTCCGGCGGTTCGCTGAACCTTGCCGTGCTGGTGGAGAATCCGAACAGCGGCAAAACGCATTTCGCTCGCGTCAAGGTTCCCGACAACCTGAACCGCCTGGTTCCCGTCGACGACCTGACCGACGAGGAAAGCCGCGAGGAACGCTATGGCTTCATCACCATGGAGAACCTCATCATCGCCCACCTCGAATCGCTCTTCCCCGGCATGATCATCAAGGAAGCGCGCTCATTCCGCGTCACCCGTAACGAGGACATCGACGTCGAAGAGGATGATGCCGAAAACCTGCTGAATGCGATGGAGAAGGAATTGCTGCGCCGTCGTTTCGGACCGCCGATCCGTCTCGAGATCAGCGACGCCACCAGCCCGTTCCTTTCCCAGCTGCTCGCGCGCCGTCTGCGCGTTAGCGAAGACGAGATTTTCCGTCTGCCCGCACCGCTCGACATGAAGCTGATGTTCGAGCTGCAGGATATCGATCGGCCGGATCTCAAGAACAAGCCGTTCATCCCGACCACGAACCGCCAGATCGCAACGGTCGAGTCGAGCCGCGCACAAGACATCTTCGCCGCCATCCGCGAGCGCGATATCCTTCTGCACCATCCTTACGATTCGTTCTCCACTTCGGTGCAGGCCTTCCTTGCGCAGGCCGCCGCCGACCCGAAGGTGCTGGCCATCAAGCAGACGCTTTACCGCACCTCCAGCAACTCGCCGATCATCGACGCGCTGGTCGATGCCGCGCACGCCGGCAAGCAGGTCTTGGCGCTGGTCGAAATCAAGGCTCGTTTCGATGAGGATGCCAACATCGCTTGGGCCCGCAAACTCGAGCGTGCAGGCGTCCACGTCGTCTATGGCATCGTAGGCCTGAAGACCCATTGCAAGCTCTCACTGGTCGTGCGTCAGGAAGCGGATGGACTGCGTCGCTACTGCCACGTCGGCACCGGCAATTACAACCCAAAGACCGCCCGTCAGTACACCGACCTTGGCCTGCTGACCTGCGATCCGGTGGTCGGGCAGGACTTGACGCGCCTGTTCAACCAGCTTTCCGGCTACGCGCCGCGTTCCAGCTTCCATCGGCTACTGGTCGCCCCGCGCACCTGCCGCAGCGGACTCATCCAGCGTATTCGCCGTGAGGAAGACGCTGCACGCGCTGGTCACGAATCCTGGATCAAGATCAAGGTCAATTCCATCGTCGATGAAAAGACCATCGACGCGCTCTATCGCGCCAGCCAGGCCGGAGTGAAAATCGACCTCGTCGTACGCGGTATCTGCGGTCTGAAGCCAGGGGTTCCGGGCTTGAGCGAGAACATCCGCGTTCATTCTATCCTCGGCCGTTTCCTCGAGCACAGCCGCATCTACGCCTTCGCGAATTCCGCGGGTCCGCAAATCGGCGAAGGTCCGGCTTCCGGCCCGGAAGTCTGGATCGGTTCGGCCGATTTGATGCACCGCAACCTCGACCGTCGCGTGGAGGCGCTGGTGCGCATCACCGACCCCGAGGAAATCACCTCGCTGATTGACTACGTCGATCTGCAGATGGCCGATACCACCTCGTCCTGGCATATGCAGCCGGACGGTACCTATATCCGCCATTCGCACGATAAAGACGGCAAGCCTCTGGTCGATTGCCAGGAATTGCTGATCAAGACCCACCAGCGTGGCCGTAAATAA
- a CDS encoding NUDIX hydrolase — translation MTSEIKPSHIVESAGGIPYRWIAAGKATSVDERAVKASKFAEARASHNTSKRKRRKHKLPLTEAEIHFRAIITQLEVCLVHRPKYDDWSWPKGKLEEHESSRHAAIREMEEETGIPVALGPSIGEVEYPLNSEGKNSKHNKTSGAIYTKHVVYWMAYPISPETAKSREQAVGTIKPAKTSEIDEVRWLTIPQARKLLSHPLDRDILDQFVDRIQEGALKAQKLIIVRHSKAVARKKWNGTDANRPIIPRGAAASFALNQELGCYAPQKLVSSPWLRCMETLEPYAWHTGLEVEQLPALTEDAFAADPDASWQCVSDVIDDLFAETDGLSVAKSAVRVGTKAVVKISDTNDSGNQSGDNTDKSANADKNKNSASAISDSDKNVEDSTASTDDSQLSSQKDGTDNAVPLPAGSQTVASTPESTSKQYSRATAICMHRPVIGGIFEHLRTMCASKSLAKQLIAKSPYMPTGNAVALFIVKDAEGPRIIDIQRMAPVVY, via the coding sequence ATGACCTCCGAGATTAAACCATCACATATCGTTGAATCGGCGGGGGGCATTCCCTACCGTTGGATTGCAGCGGGCAAGGCTACGAGCGTCGACGAACGTGCCGTAAAGGCCAGCAAGTTCGCCGAGGCTCGCGCTTCCCACAACACCAGCAAACGCAAGCGGCGGAAGCACAAACTGCCGCTGACCGAAGCCGAGATTCATTTCCGCGCAATCATCACGCAGCTGGAAGTCTGCCTCGTGCATCGCCCGAAATATGATGATTGGAGCTGGCCGAAAGGCAAGCTTGAAGAGCATGAATCCAGCCGTCATGCCGCGATACGCGAGATGGAAGAGGAAACCGGCATACCGGTGGCGCTGGGCCCGAGCATCGGCGAGGTCGAATATCCGCTCAATTCCGAGGGTAAGAACTCGAAACACAACAAAACCAGCGGGGCAATCTACACCAAGCATGTCGTCTACTGGATGGCGTATCCGATTTCGCCGGAAACGGCAAAAAGTCGGGAGCAGGCCGTCGGCACTATCAAGCCCGCGAAAACCAGCGAAATCGACGAAGTACGATGGCTGACCATCCCGCAGGCTCGCAAGCTGCTTTCCCACCCGCTCGACCGCGATATTCTCGACCAGTTTGTCGACCGTATCCAGGAAGGCGCTCTCAAGGCGCAGAAGCTGATTATCGTGCGCCACAGCAAGGCGGTCGCACGCAAAAAGTGGAACGGCACCGACGCCAATCGCCCCATCATCCCACGCGGCGCAGCGGCAAGTTTCGCGCTGAATCAGGAGCTGGGGTGCTATGCCCCGCAAAAGCTGGTTTCCTCCCCTTGGCTGCGTTGCATGGAAACGCTCGAACCTTACGCTTGGCATACCGGGCTTGAAGTCGAGCAGCTGCCGGCGCTGACCGAAGACGCCTTTGCGGCGGATCCCGACGCATCCTGGCAGTGTGTTTCAGACGTCATCGACGATTTGTTTGCTGAAACCGATGGCCTATCCGTTGCCAAAAGCGCCGTACGCGTCGGTACCAAAGCCGTGGTCAAGATCAGTGATACCAACGATTCCGGCAATCAATCTGGCGATAATACCGACAAATCGGCAAACGCCGACAAGAACAAAAACTCTGCCTCTGCGATATCCGATTCAGATAAGAATGTAGAGGATTCAACAGCATCAACGGATGATTCCCAATTGTCCAGCCAAAAAGACGGCACCGATAATGCAGTCCCTCTCCCAGCTGGGAGCCAAACAGTAGCTTCTACACCTGAAAGCACGTCGAAACAGTACAGCCGTGCGACCGCCATCTGTATGCACCGGCCTGTCATCGGCGGGATTTTCGAACATCTACGTACCATGTGCGCCTCGAAATCGCTGGCCAAACAGCTCATCGCTAAGTCACCTTATATGCCGACAGGTAATGCGGTAGCATTGTTTATCGTGAAAGACGCGGAAGGCCCGCGCATCATCGATATTCAAAGAATGGCTCCAGTTGTCTACTAA